From the genome of Vibrio spartinae:
TCACGGTGGATGTTTTGGCTGCATCTATTCCGTCAAAGGCGCAGGTGGTTATCAAATGTTTGGGATGACCCCCGTCCCGATTTACGACCCTCTGCAATCGATGCCCCACATGCAGGAATCGATTGTGTTTTTCCGTGCGGGTGACATCGTGAAATTCCGTCCGATTGATCAGTTGGAATACCAACAAATCACTCAGGCGGTCGAGTCAGGGACTTATCAACTTCATACCCGGCCATTCAGATTCGACTTACAGGAATACCTTGCCGATCCAGAAGACTACAAACGTCGCATCATGGAGGCGCTTTATGTCAATTAAAGTCATCAAACCCGGCCTCAGTACAACCGTACAAGATGGTGGACGCGAAGGCTATTATCATCTGGGCATTCCGCCCTCGGGCGCCTTGGATCAGTTTTCGATGAAAGCGGCCAATCTATTGGTTGGAAATCCGGTCACTGAAGCGGTCCTCGAATGTACACTTTTGGGGCCAGAGCTGGCGTTTCTCAGCACAACGCTGATCGCAGTATGTGGGGCAGATATGCCACCCATGATCGATGGCGAAGTGATGCCGATGAATACGACCCTCAAAGTGCAGGCAGGCCAAAAACTTAACTTTGGCTACCCTCTGAAGGGCGCCCGAATTTATCTGGCCGTTGCCGGCGGATTCAATCTAGAGCCAACCTTAGGCAGTCGTTCAACCTATGTGTTGGGCAGCTTGGGGGGCATGAAAGGACGAACCATACAAAAAGATGACCTGCTGACGATCGGTTCCCCCACCGTGAAAGTCAGCAAAGGTCGCACGATTCCCAAACGGTTCTTGCGGCCGATTCATAAGGAAACAACGATTCGGGTCGTTGAAGGGCTATATGCGCATCGACTGATGCCAGCAAGCCTCCGCCGTTTCTATCGAGAAGAATGGCTGGTCGGCAGCGAAGCAGACCGCATTGGTTATCGCTTTAAAGGCGGTCACTCACTTGAATTCAAACCAAGAGTTCAGCCGTTTGGTGCCGGTTCTGATCCATCAAATATTGTCGATGCCTGTTATCCGATCGGCTCCATCCAAGTCCCGGCGGGTAAGGAACCCATTGTGCTCCTTCGCGATGCCGTCTCAGGCGGTGGTTATGCCACTATCGGGACTGTCATCAGTTCAGACCTTGATCTGATCGGTCAAATGCAGCCCAATTACAAAGCTCAGTTTGAGTCGATTACGATCGACGCAGCACTACAGGTCAGAGAAGAAACAAATTTGCGTTTACAGCAACTCTATGAACATCTGATACTGTGAGATAGGGGTGACTGCATCAATATCGAATAAAAAAACCATGGCCGTCATCTGTATGACAAGTCATGGCTTTTTGTGCCGACTGATGTTTCTATCTATCATCGAACATGACCAAAGTCTCTATCATGACACTCATTTTATAACCTCATCAAACGCGTCAATCTTAGCGGTTGATACGGAAGTAAAGCGTCAACAAGACTCCAGTACATAACATCACCAATCCAACTTCGATAACCATTCTGCTTTCTCCATTCGATCAAATCATTACTGCATCATTTGCGATAATGAACATAGATGAATATAAACTTTATTATAATTGTAATGATATTAGTCACTATAAAGTGATTACTTAATTATATAGTTCTCAGGGTCTCGGTTGTCAAAATGAATGGATACGTTCCACAGTGGAAATCGCGATTGTCTCATTTATGAGAATTGTGATGACGACTATGGCCGTTGAAAACCAGCCCGAACTTGTGCCACTTTTTCCCGAATCACACAGCCTTCTTCATGATCATTGACCAGTCCCATTGCCTGTAAAAATGCATATATCGTCGTTGGCCCGACAAACTTCCATCCCATCTTTTTCAGTTGCTTCGACAAAGCTACTGATTCTGGTGAAATCGATACCGATTGCGGTTCTGGTAACGTGGCAGGATCCGGCTCATAACGCCAGAAAAAAGCTGCCAGAGATCCTTCCTGAGCCACCAGTTCCTGCGCTCGTTTCGCATTGTTAATCACTGCTTCAATTTTTCCACGATGCCGGATGATACTGGCATCCTGTAACAAACGCTCGACATCCTGCTCGGTAAACTGAGCCATTTGGTTAAAATCAAAATTCAGAAAAGCCCGCCGAAAATTCTCTCGTTTGGCCAGAATCGTTCGCCAGCTCAAACCCGACTGAAAACTCTCCAGACATATCTTTTC
Proteins encoded in this window:
- a CDS encoding DNA-3-methyladenine glycosylase I gives rise to the protein MSDEYIGPDGQKRCRWCSTTTDFLDYHDHEWGFPVDDDRTLFEKICLESFQSGLSWRTILAKRENFRRAFLNFDFNQMAQFTEQDVERLLQDASIIRHRGKIEAVINNAKRAQELVAQEGSLAAFFWRYEPDPATLPEPQSVSISPESVALSKQLKKMGWKFVGPTTIYAFLQAMGLVNDHEEGCVIREKVAQVRAGFQRP
- a CDS encoding 5-oxoprolinase subunit C family protein — encoded protein: MSIKVIKPGLSTTVQDGGREGYYHLGIPPSGALDQFSMKAANLLVGNPVTEAVLECTLLGPELAFLSTTLIAVCGADMPPMIDGEVMPMNTTLKVQAGQKLNFGYPLKGARIYLAVAGGFNLEPTLGSRSTYVLGSLGGMKGRTIQKDDLLTIGSPTVKVSKGRTIPKRFLRPIHKETTIRVVEGLYAHRLMPASLRRFYREEWLVGSEADRIGYRFKGGHSLEFKPRVQPFGAGSDPSNIVDACYPIGSIQVPAGKEPIVLLRDAVSGGGYATIGTVISSDLDLIGQMQPNYKAQFESITIDAALQVREETNLRLQQLYEHLIL